The proteins below are encoded in one region of Streptomyces cyanogenus:
- a CDS encoding type VI secretion protein has protein sequence MRPDDRRDSRREGQGGIPDGLLIGVLAFLLGMTVLVWTATGLAAWFAQGAWPAGVTFTRTPPAMRHLIGRPHDVAGAWPDTPPDQLSGWGLFWGLFIGQLMILFVLTMFVMGTVARWRAGRARRTAAAVEDAEAVSIAPAEAVGAAPAPAVGAGPAEPVSAGPAVLSPPPAPLAPAPQQEVPAPRSEAEPPSPGPLPADDARAGAGGRLLIAPRESRQATAVQAVRDAEGAVLLVTSNSALWTETKDTRAKLGPALLYDPAHLCDTPARLHWSPTTGCEDKQTALHRATALLAPVQPTARIDQAVADTATTLLRSYLHAAALENRTIRHVHRWSQGTQVQDAVRTLRTHPKAAPGAAGELEAALTAHPERRDIAQELTSRALSALFTVNVREACTPNRTDALALDSFVHEGGTLYVVGESIEDPRSNPGAMPLLTALVSSVVERGRRMAERSSSGRLDPPLTLVLDDIAAVAPFPELPALLAGEADRGLPTLALLRSREQARARWPHQELPV, from the coding sequence GTGAGACCGGACGACCGCCGTGACAGTCGCCGGGAGGGCCAGGGCGGCATCCCCGACGGCCTGCTGATCGGCGTACTGGCGTTCCTCCTCGGCATGACCGTGCTGGTGTGGACGGCCACGGGCCTGGCCGCCTGGTTCGCCCAGGGCGCCTGGCCCGCCGGCGTCACCTTCACCCGCACCCCGCCGGCCATGCGCCACCTCATCGGCCGGCCGCACGACGTCGCCGGCGCGTGGCCGGACACGCCACCGGACCAGCTGTCCGGCTGGGGCCTGTTCTGGGGCCTGTTCATCGGTCAGCTGATGATCCTCTTCGTCCTCACGATGTTCGTGATGGGAACGGTGGCGCGGTGGCGCGCGGGCAGGGCCCGGCGGACCGCTGCCGCGGTCGAGGACGCGGAGGCGGTGAGTATCGCGCCCGCGGAGGCGGTCGGTGCCGCGCCCGCCCCGGCGGTGGGTGCCGGGCCAGCGGAGCCGGTGAGTGCCGGGCCCGCGGTCCTCAGCCCTCCGCCCGCACCGCTCGCCCCCGCACCTCAGCAGGAGGTCCCGGCACCCCGCAGCGAGGCTGAGCCACCGTCACCGGGCCCCCTGCCGGCCGACGACGCACGGGCGGGCGCAGGGGGAAGGCTCCTCATCGCCCCCAGGGAAAGCCGCCAGGCGACCGCCGTCCAGGCGGTACGCGACGCGGAAGGCGCCGTCCTCCTCGTCACCTCGAACTCCGCCCTGTGGACGGAGACGAAGGACACCCGCGCCAAACTCGGCCCCGCCCTGCTCTACGACCCCGCACACCTCTGCGACACCCCGGCCCGCCTGCACTGGTCCCCGACCACCGGCTGCGAGGACAAGCAGACGGCCCTGCACAGGGCGACAGCCCTGCTCGCCCCCGTACAGCCCACCGCCAGGATCGACCAAGCGGTGGCGGACACGGCGACCACCCTCCTGCGCAGCTATCTGCACGCGGCCGCCCTGGAGAACCGCACCATCCGCCACGTCCACCGCTGGTCCCAGGGCACCCAGGTGCAGGACGCCGTCCGCACGCTGCGCACCCACCCGAAGGCGGCCCCCGGCGCCGCGGGCGAACTGGAGGCGGCGCTCACCGCACACCCCGAACGCCGTGACATCGCCCAGGAGCTGACCAGCAGGGCGTTGTCGGCCCTGTTCACGGTCAACGTCCGCGAGGCCTGTACCCCGAACCGAACTGATGCGCTGGCCCTGGATTCCTTCGTCCACGAAGGGGGCACGCTCTATGTGGTCGGTGAATCCATCGAGGACCCGCGGAGCAACCCGGGCGCGATGCCGCTCCTGACGGCCCTCGTCTCCAGCGTGGTCGAGCGCGGCCGGCGCATGGCCGAACGGTCATCCTCCGGTCGGCTCGACCCACCACTCACCCTGGTCCTGGACGACATCGCGGCCGTGGCCCCGTTCCCCGAGCTGCCGGCCCTGCTCGCCGGCGAAGCGGACCGCGGCCTGCCGACGCTCGCCCTGCTCCGCTCCCGCGAACAGGCCCGCGCGCGCTGGCCGCACCAGGAACTCCCGGTTTAG
- a CDS encoding GNAT family N-acetyltransferase has product MNTAACDDYRIRAIRTDEWPTVKQLCLDSLRDPVADIAFLTTYEQAVAEPDSFWQERAAGAAEGSGTARQVIAEAPDGTWAGTVTVLLEEAGEKDWAGYPVERRQAHVVGVFVRPEHRGNGLVKRLVDAGVAWAWEQRAERVRLFVHEENARAQAAYRKIGFRPSGRVVSFTKNAAENELEFVLEPPA; this is encoded by the coding sequence ATGAACACTGCTGCCTGCGACGACTACAGGATCCGCGCCATACGAACCGACGAGTGGCCCACGGTGAAGCAACTTTGCCTCGACTCGCTGCGGGATCCGGTCGCGGACATCGCCTTCCTGACGACGTACGAGCAGGCCGTGGCGGAGCCGGATTCCTTCTGGCAGGAGCGGGCGGCCGGAGCCGCCGAGGGGTCCGGTACGGCACGGCAGGTCATCGCCGAGGCGCCGGACGGGACCTGGGCCGGCACGGTCACCGTGCTCCTGGAGGAGGCCGGGGAGAAGGACTGGGCGGGGTATCCCGTCGAGCGGCGGCAGGCGCATGTGGTCGGCGTGTTCGTACGGCCGGAGCACCGCGGGAACGGGCTCGTCAAGCGCCTGGTCGACGCCGGTGTGGCGTGGGCGTGGGAGCAGCGGGCCGAGCGGGTGCGGCTGTTCGTCCACGAGGAGAACGCGCGGGCGCAGGCGGCGTACCGGAAGATCGGCTTCAGGCCGAGCGGACGGGTCGTGTCGTTCACGAAGAACGCGGCCGAGAACGAGCTGGAGTTCGTCCTGGAGCCGCCCGCCTAA